The DNA sequence AGCTGGGACGAATACGTGCGGGAAAACTTTCTGCAACCTTTGGAGATGAACAGAACACAGACCTCGGTGACGCCGCTGGCAGAGCTGGACAATGTAGCCACCCCACATTTGAGTCGGCACGATAACCAGCCCATTCCCTACGTCAATTGGGACAATATGGGTGCGGCTGGCGGGATTATCTCCAGCGCAGCGGATATGCTAAAGTGGTTGGAGTTGCAAATGGCCCATGGACAATGGCAGGGCAAAACGGTTTTCCCGGAAGGCTTGACTGCCACCACTTGGCGGCCACATAATCCGCTGGCAGGAGGCACCTCCTTTACCAGTGCTGGACTGGGATGGTTTCTGCGGATGCGCGAAGGCCACCGATTGGTGAACCACGGCGGAGGCTACGACGGCATGTACTCGCAGGTGATGATGGCTCCGGATGATAACCTGGGGGTGGTGGTACTGACGAACAGCATGACAGGCTTGTCGGGTGCGCTAGCTAATTACATCGTGAACAGCTACCTCGGCATCGCTACCGAAGGCTGGCTAACAGACGCGGTGAAACAGCAGGAAAGAGGCAACCAAGCCTGGGATGAGCGCCATCAGGAACGGCTGAATGCCCGAGTAATGAATACCTCCCCTAGCCTACCAATGGCTAGCTACGCAGGAGAATACTTTGATCCTATGTACGGCAAAATTGAAGTAAAACAGCAAGGAGAAACCTTGGAGCTCAACTTCCTGACTGCTCCAAAACTGAACGCGACACTCAGTCATTGGCACTACGACACCTGGCTCATCAACTGGAAAGAAACCCACGCCTGGTTTGACTTTGGAACGGTACAGTTTGAACTGGACAACAACCGCAAAGTGACTGGGCTAGGCTTTGATGTGCCCAATGATGATATTTTCTTCCATGAAATCAAGGCAGAGAAGCAGTAGTCAATAGAGCATTCAGCGTTTTTTTTTTGCGTGTTTCTTGGCTGCTTCCTCTTATGGGAGCAGATGATGGCGCACGTCCCTAATGACCATTGGGGCAGGGATTCTCCTCCCTCGATCCTGTGGATCGGTCCCTCCAGCGGGACACATTTGTTCTTGCTAGTAGCATGAATACCATTGATTAAGGGAAGAGGTATTACGTTAATCTGGCTTTTTGAGAACATCCTTTGGTAAAAGGTATAGAACCAATACAACGCTGCTCCACTTGGGGCTGTTATACCAGCACACTTCCGACCCCTCTTACCACTGCACTCTTTAACCATCCTCCCTCCTCCTCCCGACAACATCCAAAAATCCGTCTACTTTACCTCAAATAAGTCTTCACAAACGCGTACTTTTGCAGCCGCAAATTCAGCAATATGATTACCCTCAGCGATATTTACGTACAGTACGGCAACCGAATTCTCCTTGATCGGGTCACCCTGGTCATTGGTGACAAAGACAAAATGGGACTGGTAGGTCGTAATGGGGCAGGAAAGTCTACCCTACTAAAGATTATCGCACAGTACCAACGAGCGGATGAAGGTACGCTCAGTATTCCTTCCGATCGTACGATCGGGTTTCTGCACCAGGAGATGAACATTCCACAGGGTAAGTCAGTGATGGAAGAAACACTGACGGCATTTGCTGAAGTACGGAAAATTGAGACGCGGCTCGCGGAGATCAACAAAGAAATGGCGGTTCGTACGGATTATGAGTCGGATTCCTACTTAAAAATGCTGGAAGACTTCTCTAGTCTCAATGATCGATTCCTTTTTCTGGGTGGTGATCGTATGCAAGCTCAAGCAGAGACCGTCCTCAAAGGTCTAGGCTTTGCGCAAGGGGATTTCACCCGTCTGACCGACGAATTCAGTGGTGGCTGGAAGATGCGTATTGAGTTGGCCAAAATGCTGCTCGCACAACCTGATTACCTCTTGCTGGATGAGCCTACCAACCACCTCGACATTGAGTCGATCATCTGGCTCGAAGAGTTTTTGCAGACTTACCCCGGTACGGTGGTCGTCATTTCCCACGACAAGCAATTTCTGGACAATGTGACACTACGGACGGTAGAGGTTGAACTAGGGAAGCTTTACGATTACAAGGCTCCTTACTCTGCGTACGTAACCTTGCGCGAAGAACGGCGCGAAAAATTGGGATCAGCTTACGCCAACCAGCAAAAAGTAATCGCTCAGCGGGAAAAGACCATCAATCGGTTTATGGCCAAAGCGACCAAAACAAAGCTGGCACAATCGATGCAAAAGCAGCTCGACAAGATGGA is a window from the Lewinella sp. LCG006 genome containing:
- a CDS encoding serine hydrolase; amino-acid sequence: MKSFPFPRFASVLLFSLLVPFFAFAQTAEDFRTAAQEALTAFGVPGFSVGIIKDGKVVMAEGFGTRTAGKTEKVDGNTLFAIASNTKAFVASSIVKLHLEGQLDLDAPVRDYLPYFQVYDEYVSSHMMVRDLLCHRAGLGTFSGDVIWYKSALSAEQVIRQVMYLPQAYEWRSGYGYSNLMFITAGEVIRAVTGKSWDEYVRENFLQPLEMNRTQTSVTPLAELDNVATPHLSRHDNQPIPYVNWDNMGAAGGIISSAADMLKWLELQMAHGQWQGKTVFPEGLTATTWRPHNPLAGGTSFTSAGLGWFLRMREGHRLVNHGGGYDGMYSQVMMAPDDNLGVVVLTNSMTGLSGALANYIVNSYLGIATEGWLTDAVKQQERGNQAWDERHQERLNARVMNTSPSLPMASYAGEYFDPMYGKIEVKQQGETLELNFLTAPKLNATLSHWHYDTWLINWKETHAWFDFGTVQFELDNNRKVTGLGFDVPNDDIFFHEIKAEKQ